From the genome of Lentilactobacillus buchneri, one region includes:
- a CDS encoding oligosaccharide MFS transporter, with protein MDNSAKMPEKKEKKDFWGFPFTHFTYFFNWQIINGYLTLWLEQVAHLNGAEAGVVFSMMAGMSLLFQPAFGVISDKLLFKKNLIITIAIAAIFIGPYFQWLFIPFAHISNMFAAVITGIFLSFIFNGGVSVIEQYVQRASLANGFEYGHSRMGGSLAGMCASFLGGQLFIWKPYSIFWACTVSAIILTGLLIFSDKVHLENASAAGNTSDKIDWGQIGKIFKIKNFWYLSIFYIGASAIYDVFDQQFIIFFKTFFNTAAQGTQAYSYMTTAQIGLEFLLMFPMPWIINRIGSRNGLIAYGCILAIRIIGSALSPSLIWVIVLRLLAGLEMPLVLVSIMKYIAGAFDIGVYATVYALASNFAKQISVFIFSSVAGNLYDAIGFHQTYLILGAIVAVVTVFAAFALKKENPVQAGECDESGKPKE; from the coding sequence ATGGATAACAGTGCAAAAATGCCTGAAAAGAAAGAGAAGAAGGATTTTTGGGGCTTTCCATTTACTCATTTTACCTACTTCTTTAACTGGCAAATTATTAATGGTTATTTAACCCTTTGGCTGGAACAAGTTGCCCATTTAAATGGGGCAGAAGCCGGAGTTGTATTCTCAATGATGGCCGGAATGTCATTACTGTTCCAACCAGCATTTGGTGTTATTTCAGATAAGCTATTATTTAAAAAGAACTTAATTATCACAATTGCGATCGCCGCAATCTTTATTGGACCATACTTCCAGTGGCTGTTTATACCATTTGCTCACATAAGCAATATGTTTGCAGCCGTTATTACTGGTATCTTCCTTAGTTTCATCTTCAACGGTGGTGTTTCAGTAATTGAGCAGTATGTTCAACGTGCAAGTTTGGCAAACGGATTTGAATATGGTCACTCACGAATGGGTGGCTCCTTAGCCGGGATGTGTGCTTCATTCCTGGGCGGACAATTGTTCATCTGGAAACCATACTCAATCTTCTGGGCATGTACCGTTTCAGCAATTATCCTAACTGGACTACTGATCTTCAGTGATAAAGTTCACTTGGAAAATGCATCTGCAGCTGGTAACACTTCAGACAAGATTGACTGGGGTCAAATCGGTAAGATCTTTAAAATTAAGAACTTCTGGTACCTATCAATCTTCTACATTGGGGCTTCAGCCATTTACGATGTCTTTGATCAACAGTTCATCATCTTCTTCAAGACATTCTTTAATACTGCAGCTCAAGGAACTCAAGCATATAGTTACATGACCACTGCTCAAATTGGTCTGGAATTCCTGCTCATGTTCCCAATGCCATGGATTATCAACCGGATTGGTTCACGAAATGGTTTGATCGCTTATGGCTGTATCTTAGCTATTCGGATCATTGGTAGTGCATTGTCGCCAAGTTTGATTTGGGTCATTGTTCTTCGACTCTTAGCCGGACTTGAAATGCCATTGGTTCTTGTATCAATTATGAAGTATATTGCTGGTGCCTTCGATATTGGTGTATACGCAACTGTGTATGCCTTAGCGTCGAACTTTGCCAAGCAAATATCAGTCTTCATCTTCTCAAGTGTTGCCGGTAACTTATACGATGCAATTGGTTTCCATCAAACATACCTGATTCTTGGTGCCATTGTAGCTGTTGTTACTGTCTTTGCAGCATTTGCTTTGAAGAAAGAAAATCCTGTTCAAGCTGGTGAATGTGACGAAAGCGGTAAACCTAAAGAATAA
- a CDS encoding glycoside hydrolase family 43 protein, producing the protein MTVYTNPLIVQRADPYIYKHTDGYYYFTASVPAYNLIEIRRAKTLEGLAHAAPRTIWRKHESGPMSQLIWAPEIHYIDGKWFIYFAAAETTALDKNGMFQHRMFCIECDNADPMRSEDDWFEHGQVKTGMDSFSLDATCFEANDMLYYVWAQKDPDIKGNSNLYIAEMENPWTFKTKPVMLSKPEFDWETIGFWVNEGPAVIHRNGRFFLTYSASATDEHYAMGMLSIPDDQDLLDASNWTKSKKPVFQSDMATHQYGPGHNSFTVGEDGKTDILVYHCRDYTEIKGDPLYDPNRHTKVQPFTWNEDGTPNFGKPVPYNYD; encoded by the coding sequence TTGACAGTTTATACGAATCCGCTCATTGTTCAGCGGGCTGATCCATACATCTACAAACACACAGACGGATACTATTACTTTACTGCCTCTGTACCGGCATATAACCTAATTGAAATTCGTCGTGCCAAAACATTGGAAGGACTTGCCCATGCAGCTCCGCGGACAATTTGGCGGAAACATGAAAGCGGTCCCATGAGTCAATTGATTTGGGCACCGGAGATTCATTACATTGATGGCAAGTGGTTCATCTACTTTGCTGCTGCAGAAACCACAGCCTTGGATAAGAACGGCATGTTCCAACACAGAATGTTCTGTATTGAATGTGACAATGCTGATCCAATGCGCAGCGAAGACGATTGGTTCGAACACGGTCAAGTGAAGACAGGCATGGATAGTTTCTCGCTTGACGCAACCTGTTTTGAGGCGAATGACATGTTGTACTATGTGTGGGCTCAAAAAGATCCTGACATCAAGGGTAATTCCAACTTGTACATTGCTGAAATGGAAAACCCATGGACGTTCAAAACGAAGCCAGTCATGCTGTCAAAACCTGAATTTGACTGGGAAACGATTGGTTTTTGGGTTAATGAAGGACCAGCTGTTATCCATCGCAATGGCCGCTTCTTCCTGACGTATTCTGCCAGTGCCACCGATGAACACTACGCAATGGGGATGTTAAGTATCCCGGATGATCAAGATTTGTTGGACGCAAGCAACTGGACCAAGTCCAAGAAGCCGGTTTTCCAAAGTGATATGGCAACCCATCAATACGGACCTGGCCACAACTCCTTTACGGTTGGGGAAGATGGCAAGACAGATATTTTGGTTTACCATTGCCGTGATTACACTGAAATTAAGGGTGATCCACTGTATGATCCGAACCGTCACACCAAGGTTCAGCCATTTACTTGGAACGAAGACGGGACGCCTAACTTTGGCAAGCCTGTTCCTTATAATTATGATTAA
- a CDS encoding alpha/beta hydrolase, producing the protein MNFKQVVFDKDKEIKLDIYDADSDVALPGIVVIPGGSYKTFKERDAARVALTFLTKGYQAFVVEYPVNEKKNYQDAKQSISMAFDYITDHAKDLNVDTDKLGVIGFSAGGQLAAAYSNQKDTKAKFAILGYPVLTQALDEKIGIHSEDVTKQVTKNTPPTFLFGARSDGLAPYIDHIYPYTEALFKNNVNFEVHEFATGGHGFSLANQFVGVVNRDRTDEHFAKWFPLCLEWLQSL; encoded by the coding sequence ATGAATTTTAAACAAGTTGTATTTGATAAAGACAAAGAGATTAAATTAGACATTTACGATGCTGATAGTGACGTTGCACTGCCTGGAATCGTGGTAATCCCCGGTGGTAGTTACAAAACATTTAAAGAACGTGATGCTGCCCGGGTTGCCCTGACCTTTTTAACCAAAGGTTACCAGGCATTCGTTGTGGAGTATCCAGTTAACGAAAAGAAAAATTATCAAGATGCCAAGCAAAGCATCTCCATGGCCTTTGATTATATCACAGACCATGCCAAAGATTTGAATGTCGACACCGACAAATTAGGGGTAATCGGCTTCTCTGCCGGTGGCCAACTTGCCGCAGCATATTCCAATCAGAAGGATACCAAAGCTAAGTTTGCCATCTTGGGCTACCCTGTATTAACACAGGCCCTTGATGAAAAAATTGGGATTCACAGTGAAGATGTTACCAAGCAAGTTACCAAAAACACACCACCAACATTTCTTTTTGGTGCTAGAAGCGATGGCTTGGCACCATACATCGACCACATCTATCCATACACCGAAGCACTGTTTAAGAATAATGTTAACTTTGAAGTCCATGAATTTGCCACTGGCGGTCATGGCTTCAGCCTAGCCAACCAATTTGTCGGCGTCGTTAATCGCGACCGGACCGATGAACACTTTGCCAAGTGGTTCCCATTGTGTCTTGAATGGCTTCAGTCTTTATAA
- a CDS encoding ArsR/SmtB family transcription factor, whose amino-acid sequence MDLDISQDSLEVYKALASPVRIQIIQTLSSKRMSVQELSKKLKLSSTIILMHLSKLEDAGIIGFEREGHSKISYLKVDNINVHFPTTIYPAFAEYETQVPVGQFTDYSVTPSCGLAGKNDYIGKVDNPKYFMSPERIKAGMIWWTNGFVEYQFPNYLEEKDKLEMLDLSMELGSEFPFSNNVWPSDITFYINDVEIGTWTSPGDFSDIRGKYTPAWVPDNVNQYGQLKVVRITDHGSYLDGQPFTDISIDDIDWKKPTFTVRFAIKDSAKHKGGCTIFGQGFGNYDQDIQMKLFHS is encoded by the coding sequence ATGGATTTAGATATTTCTCAAGATTCGCTTGAGGTATATAAAGCCTTGGCAAGTCCAGTTCGAATTCAAATTATCCAAACACTTTCATCAAAGCGGATGAGTGTTCAAGAATTGTCAAAAAAATTAAAATTAAGCAGCACCATTATCCTGATGCATCTGAGTAAGCTGGAAGATGCCGGAATCATCGGATTTGAACGTGAAGGTCACAGTAAAATTTCCTACTTAAAAGTTGATAATATCAACGTCCACTTTCCGACGACCATTTATCCCGCGTTTGCAGAATATGAGACACAAGTCCCTGTCGGTCAATTCACTGATTACTCAGTAACCCCTTCGTGCGGTCTGGCTGGTAAAAATGACTATATTGGCAAGGTCGACAATCCCAAGTACTTTATGAGCCCTGAGCGGATTAAGGCTGGAATGATTTGGTGGACGAACGGCTTCGTGGAATACCAGTTCCCGAACTACTTAGAAGAAAAGGACAAACTGGAAATGTTGGATTTGTCCATGGAACTCGGGTCGGAATTCCCTTTCTCCAACAATGTCTGGCCTTCTGACATTACGTTTTACATCAATGATGTTGAAATTGGTACGTGGACCAGTCCAGGTGACTTTTCCGATATTCGGGGTAAGTACACGCCCGCGTGGGTTCCCGACAACGTTAACCAATATGGTCAGCTTAAAGTGGTTCGCATCACCGATCATGGTAGTTATCTGGACGGTCAACCCTTTACCGACATTTCCATTGATGACATTGATTGGAAGAAGCCAACGTTCACGGTTAGATTTGCGATTAAAGATAGTGCGAAGCACAAAGGTGGCTGCACCATTTTTGGTCAAGGATTTGGCAATTATGATCAAGATATTCAAATGAAGCTATTTCACAGTTAA
- a CDS encoding SGNH/GDSL hydrolase family protein: MINFFNKHIKLFFAAFVVASISFGIYSHPTADKASVQVEYTTQTHPHAFALKKNAKLYTDVHLAKSVSAKKFLKTAWYRSQAAKLICGGKSKIVYRISSANQKYKFWVLNSAVTDITSKSYNVKLASAGNKYAGEKIGVFGDSIPAGWDGYHFYLNSSYPDWTAKYLGTNTAVENFACPSGRIVGNRYAYLGTTLVPQDLSAAIKAHRNDIKKMNVIFVHIGTNDYTNYSGSGSLKNVMRHLRYNIKLIQKLNPSAKIYGILPISRFDANGMNRDNMSDMYGYTYHDLRAAEARLYKSMGAKVVNFQQIAPNIITDSNKDITLKDHEIHPTAQTAQKLGYALAKSIVK, from the coding sequence ATGATTAATTTCTTTAATAAACACATCAAGCTGTTCTTTGCGGCCTTCGTTGTGGCATCAATTTCGTTTGGAATTTATAGCCACCCCACCGCAGACAAAGCAAGTGTTCAAGTTGAATACACAACGCAAACGCATCCGCATGCCTTTGCGCTGAAGAAGAATGCCAAGCTGTACACGGATGTTCATTTGGCTAAATCAGTCAGCGCCAAGAAGTTTTTGAAGACGGCCTGGTATCGGAGTCAAGCTGCCAAATTGATTTGTGGCGGCAAGAGCAAGATCGTCTATCGGATCAGCAGTGCCAACCAAAAGTACAAATTCTGGGTATTGAATTCAGCTGTTACCGATATTACGTCGAAATCATATAACGTCAAATTGGCTTCTGCCGGTAATAAATACGCTGGCGAAAAGATCGGCGTCTTTGGTGATTCAATTCCTGCAGGTTGGGACGGCTATCACTTCTATTTGAACAGTTCTTACCCTGACTGGACAGCCAAGTATCTCGGCACCAACACCGCCGTTGAAAACTTCGCCTGCCCGAGCGGCCGAATTGTTGGCAATCGGTATGCTTATCTGGGAACAACCTTGGTTCCACAGGATTTGTCAGCTGCAATCAAGGCCCACCGAAATGACATCAAGAAGATGAACGTCATCTTCGTTCATATCGGGACCAATGATTACACCAACTATTCCGGTTCGGGAAGTTTGAAGAATGTGATGCGCCACCTGCGCTACAACATTAAGCTGATTCAAAAGTTGAATCCGTCCGCCAAGATTTACGGTATCCTACCAATTTCACGGTTTGACGCCAATGGCATGAATCGTGACAACATGAGTGATATGTATGGCTACACCTACCACGACTTGCGGGCAGCTGAAGCAAGGCTCTACAAGTCAATGGGCGCCAAAGTGGTCAACTTCCAACAGATCGCACCCAACATTATCACCGACAGCAACAAGGACATCACTTTGAAGGATCATGAGATTCATCCAACTGCCCAAACAGCTCAGAAGCTGGGGTATGCGTTGGCTAAGTCGATTGTTAAATAA
- a CDS encoding amidohydrolase: MPTFINGKIFTGIDQTTFVSAMTIEDGHVTWIGESDEINDSETIDLHGKTVLPGLIDVHTHPKYIADALHGVACTPPNVNSIKDMQAALRQSPAFGKGPDTWIEGWGFDETKLAEHRTPTVDDLDEISTTQPIFVYRSDCHSSIGNSKALELAGITATTPDPVGGFIGHFDDGRPNGYMKEVAATQLLIKAKSAQSYQGDVDNMANSSRHYLQNGIVAIGEMMGRIRPYDSLKLYQDAVKAGFKPKSSIYYVYDEVAGNTHLQPTNDDQLRVAGIKVFMDGSISGETAYNQQPYPSGQNGVCLTDATKLKQAVTYAKQQHLQVAIHAMGDAAIQLILDVTDKLQPWLSDRPSIRIEHASILSNQMLKQINMATMNYALVTQPIFFFAEDESYRHYLSPQQFNEAYRVKSMMNTKAEFALSSDAPCTPWAEPDSPFVNIYAAVTRTAVNGDVVNPEEAITVPDAVLAYTSWPARIGGFSDNGQLTPGYAGDFVVLDRDIFSVPHEELKDIRVAETWMGGEQVY, from the coding sequence ATGCCAACTTTCATTAATGGAAAAATATTCACTGGAATTGACCAGACGACTTTTGTTTCAGCGATGACAATTGAAGATGGTCACGTCACTTGGATTGGTGAATCCGACGAGATCAATGATTCCGAGACAATTGACCTGCACGGCAAAACGGTCTTACCAGGATTGATCGACGTCCACACCCATCCCAAATATATTGCCGACGCTCTGCATGGGGTTGCCTGCACACCGCCCAACGTCAATAGCATCAAAGACATGCAAGCTGCCCTACGTCAATCACCGGCCTTTGGAAAAGGCCCAGACACTTGGATCGAGGGCTGGGGCTTTGATGAAACCAAATTAGCCGAGCACCGGACGCCAACTGTCGATGATCTGGATGAAATTTCCACCACACAGCCGATTTTTGTTTATCGGTCAGATTGCCACTCATCAATCGGTAATTCCAAAGCGCTGGAACTGGCGGGGATCACTGCAACGACCCCGGATCCGGTTGGCGGCTTCATTGGCCATTTTGATGACGGCCGGCCGAATGGTTACATGAAGGAAGTCGCCGCTACCCAGTTGTTAATCAAGGCGAAATCAGCCCAAAGTTATCAGGGCGATGTCGATAATATGGCGAACAGCTCCAGACATTATCTCCAAAACGGCATTGTCGCCATCGGTGAAATGATGGGGCGCATTCGCCCGTATGATTCGCTCAAACTTTACCAAGATGCTGTCAAGGCCGGTTTCAAACCAAAGTCATCCATTTACTACGTCTACGATGAAGTAGCCGGCAATACCCACCTGCAACCGACGAATGATGATCAGTTGCGGGTTGCAGGCATCAAGGTCTTCATGGACGGCAGTATTTCCGGTGAAACCGCCTATAATCAACAACCTTATCCGAGCGGCCAAAATGGAGTCTGCCTGACGGACGCAACCAAACTCAAGCAAGCTGTCACCTATGCCAAACAGCAGCATCTCCAAGTTGCCATCCATGCGATGGGCGACGCAGCGATCCAATTGATTTTGGATGTGACTGATAAACTGCAACCGTGGCTATCCGACCGGCCGTCAATCAGAATCGAGCATGCTTCCATTCTGAGCAATCAAATGCTTAAACAAATCAACATGGCAACCATGAACTACGCCCTGGTGACCCAACCGATTTTCTTCTTTGCCGAGGATGAATCGTACCGTCACTATCTTTCCCCGCAGCAGTTCAATGAAGCCTACCGTGTGAAATCAATGATGAACACCAAAGCCGAGTTTGCCCTGAGCTCCGATGCCCCCTGCACACCATGGGCTGAACCGGATAGCCCATTTGTGAACATTTACGCCGCAGTCACTCGAACCGCGGTCAATGGTGACGTTGTTAATCCTGAAGAAGCCATTACGGTTCCCGATGCAGTGCTTGCCTACACCAGTTGGCCGGCTAGGATTGGCGGTTTTAGTGATAACGGCCAGCTGACTCCTGGATATGCCGGGGATTTTGTTGTGCTTGACCGGGATATTTTCTCCGTACCGCATGAGGAGTTGAAAGATATTCGGGTTGCTGAGACTTGGATGGGTGGAGAACAGGTGTATTAG
- the cas1 gene encoding type II CRISPR-associated endonuclease Cas1, with the protein MGWRSVVISQHAKMSYSSRNMIVQTMDGINQVPIEDIDLLLVSTTQAVITTALISELVKSQVKIIFTDNANEPVCETVGYYPNSRDVDLIKKQFCWDEKRQQFLWTRIVASKIVNQVNVLSIYGVENSDLIAELDKLEIDDVTNREAVVVRKYFPLLFDNKFSRRDFSPVNAALNYGYSILLSNVNREIVSNGYLTYLGIHHHSNDNQFNLGSDLMEPFRPVIDYWLANQNFKELTPDVKFGLVDLLNLEMKFNGKEMLFRNIISEHVRNCLKYLSGETDEIQIEVELKNEVPNNAINGNV; encoded by the coding sequence ATGGGATGGCGATCAGTTGTCATATCGCAGCACGCAAAGATGTCATATTCATCACGAAATATGATTGTCCAAACGATGGACGGCATCAATCAAGTGCCAATTGAAGATATTGATTTATTGTTGGTATCAACTACTCAGGCAGTCATTACCACTGCTTTGATTAGTGAGCTGGTGAAAAGTCAGGTCAAAATCATTTTTACCGATAATGCCAATGAGCCGGTTTGTGAAACGGTTGGGTATTATCCAAATAGTCGGGACGTTGATTTAATCAAGAAACAGTTTTGTTGGGATGAGAAACGCCAGCAGTTTCTTTGGACGAGGATTGTTGCAAGCAAAATCGTCAATCAGGTTAATGTTTTATCGATTTATGGCGTTGAAAACAGTGATTTGATTGCGGAACTTGATAAATTGGAAATTGATGACGTCACCAATCGGGAGGCGGTAGTTGTACGGAAATATTTCCCGCTGTTGTTTGATAATAAGTTTAGCCGGCGTGATTTTTCGCCGGTGAATGCTGCCTTAAATTATGGCTATTCAATTTTGTTATCCAACGTTAATCGGGAGATCGTTTCCAATGGTTACCTCACATACTTAGGAATCCATCATCACAGCAATGATAATCAATTCAATTTAGGATCTGACCTGATGGAGCCCTTTCGGCCCGTTATCGATTACTGGCTGGCAAATCAAAATTTCAAAGAATTGACGCCAGATGTCAAATTTGGCTTGGTGGACCTGTTAAATCTTGAGATGAAATTTAATGGCAAAGAAATGTTATTTCGAAATATTATTTCCGAACACGTCCGGAATTGTTTGAAATATTTAAGTGGTGAGACTGACGAAATTCAAATTGAGGTGGAATTGAAAAATGAGGTACCGAATAATGCGATTAATGGTAATGTTTGA
- the cas2 gene encoding CRISPR-associated endonuclease Cas2 encodes MRLMVMFDLPVETSENRRNYRKFRKALINEGFLMIQFSVYVRVCVNKKSADFMEKRIAAIAPPEGLIQSLIMTEKQYNDMHFIAGKPKEDVRNSSERTIIL; translated from the coding sequence ATGCGATTAATGGTAATGTTTGATTTGCCGGTTGAAACCAGTGAGAATCGTCGGAATTATCGGAAGTTTCGCAAGGCTTTGATCAATGAAGGCTTCTTGATGATCCAGTTTTCTGTTTATGTAAGAGTCTGCGTTAACAAGAAGTCCGCTGATTTTATGGAGAAGCGGATTGCAGCCATTGCCCCTCCTGAAGGGTTGATTCAATCGTTAATTATGACTGAGAAGCAATATAACGACATGCATTTTATTGCCGGCAAACCCAAGGAAGATGTTCGAAATTCTTCTGAAAGGACGATCATTCTATGA
- the csn2 gene encoding type II-A CRISPR-associated protein Csn2: MKISYAGHQEIELNSKNPTVIATNNPTVYHDLVVGLSSFSDKVKVFDDNFELVEVKDVIDWQGDVGLSDGVSDKYNSGIFKQLEAVLTDDQRKSITDINNQLYTVVQQCLFMIDLPLEVTYDWDLKRLFKYCKIHFNTDAMQNPYAIIESIIKIHLECGLKSAVGLTNVAHYLNQQQFIDLSNLASSTGISTLLVEFTDMKSQELYTNCDFYYIDEDFVDWHL, from the coding sequence ATGAAAATTTCGTATGCCGGCCATCAAGAAATTGAGCTGAATTCAAAGAATCCCACGGTTATTGCCACTAACAATCCAACCGTCTATCATGATCTAGTTGTTGGACTGAGTTCTTTTAGTGACAAGGTAAAAGTGTTTGATGACAATTTTGAGTTAGTGGAAGTTAAAGATGTAATTGATTGGCAGGGAGATGTCGGACTCAGCGATGGTGTCAGTGACAAGTATAATTCTGGCATTTTTAAGCAATTAGAGGCTGTGTTGACTGATGATCAGCGTAAATCGATAACTGATATTAATAATCAATTGTATACGGTCGTCCAGCAGTGTTTGTTTATGATCGATTTACCTCTGGAAGTCACCTATGATTGGGATTTAAAGAGGCTGTTTAAATACTGTAAAATTCACTTTAACACCGATGCCATGCAGAACCCTTATGCTATAATTGAATCAATTATCAAAATTCATTTAGAGTGCGGATTGAAGTCGGCTGTTGGTTTAACTAATGTCGCTCATTATCTTAATCAGCAGCAATTCATTGATCTATCCAACCTCGCAAGTTCCACGGGAATCTCGACATTATTAGTAGAATTCACAGATATGAAGTCACAGGAGCTTTATACCAATTGCGACTTTTACTACATCGACGAGGACTTTGTTGATTGGCATTTATAA